The uncultured Ilyobacter sp. genome has a segment encoding these proteins:
- a CDS encoding mannose-1-phosphate guanylyltransferase/mannose-6-phosphate isomerase produces the protein MKVIILAGGCGTRLWPLSRDNYPKQFIKIKTEEPSLFQETFERSLLIAEIHDIYVVTNEKYKFLVMGAIEELGYEYNESNIFVEPEAKNTLPAIYAGVHGASKGSDSTFVVFPSDHRILRSDEFSDIIKASENLAEEHIITFGIKPDGPNTGYGYISPAEKKLNGYIVEEFHEKPDYETALSYIEKGYFWNSGIFMFNSGVFTNEVKIHAQNIYEAFDTSTDMKEAFSKIETKVSMDYGIMEKSSKIAVVPVDIGWNDLGSFDAFYDVYKRDENDNIVEAENIVIDSKNNYIYSESGKLVASIGVEDLIIVDNRDALLVCKKEQSQKVKQVVETLNYRNDLRSQYHVKEYRPWGHSKVLEEEKNSFKINRIVVGVGKKLSYQVHYHRSEHWIVVRGMAKVIIENKEKLVSAGESIFIKPGEKHKLENPGKVPLEIIEVQMGEYLENDDIIRFED, from the coding sequence AAAACCGAAGAGCCCTCTCTTTTTCAGGAGACCTTTGAAAGAAGTCTTCTGATAGCAGAGATTCACGATATCTATGTAGTCACCAATGAAAAATACAAATTTCTGGTAATGGGTGCCATAGAGGAATTGGGATATGAATACAATGAATCGAATATTTTTGTAGAGCCTGAGGCAAAGAATACCCTTCCGGCCATCTATGCCGGAGTACATGGAGCTTCTAAAGGTAGTGACAGCACATTTGTGGTGTTTCCCTCTGATCACAGGATATTGAGATCCGATGAATTTTCAGATATTATTAAGGCCTCAGAAAACCTGGCAGAGGAGCATATAATAACCTTTGGAATCAAACCTGACGGCCCGAATACTGGATATGGGTATATATCTCCTGCAGAGAAAAAATTAAACGGATATATTGTAGAGGAATTTCATGAGAAGCCAGATTATGAGACTGCTCTATCCTATATTGAAAAAGGGTATTTCTGGAACAGCGGGATATTTATGTTTAATTCAGGAGTTTTTACAAATGAAGTTAAAATCCATGCCCAAAATATTTATGAGGCATTTGATACCAGTACAGACATGAAAGAGGCTTTTTCAAAGATTGAGACCAAGGTCTCTATGGATTATGGGATAATGGAAAAGAGCAGCAAGATAGCTGTTGTTCCTGTGGATATAGGATGGAATGATTTAGGGAGCTTTGATGCCTTTTATGATGTCTACAAGAGAGATGAGAATGATAATATTGTAGAGGCTGAAAATATTGTTATTGATTCAAAAAATAATTATATATATTCTGAAAGTGGAAAACTTGTTGCATCTATCGGAGTTGAAGACCTGATAATAGTTGATAACAGAGATGCTCTGTTGGTATGCAAAAAAGAGCAGTCACAAAAAGTAAAACAGGTAGTGGAAACTTTAAATTACAGAAATGATCTGAGGTCTCAGTACCATGTGAAAGAATACAGGCCCTGGGGACATTCTAAAGTTTTGGAGGAGGAGAAAAATTCATTTAAAATAAACAGAATAGTTGTAGGGGTTGGAAAAAAACTGAGTTATCAAGTCCACTACCACAGAAGTGAGCACTGGATAGTTGTGAGGGGTATGGCTAAGGTAATTATTGAAAATAAAGAAAAACTTGTTTCTGCAGGGGAGAGTATATTCATAAAGCCTGGAGAAAAGCATAAGCTTGAAAATCCCGGGAAAGTTCCTTTAGAGATTATAGAGGTGCAGATGGGAGAATACCTCGAAAATGATGATATCATTAGATTTGAAGATTAA
- a CDS encoding ABC transporter ATP-binding protein, with amino-acid sequence MLEIKNLNLHYGMIHALRDINVKVNQGEIVTLIGANGAGKSSTLRALSGLEKASSGEILFEGKDISKSPANEIVAMGMSHVPEGRRVFANLTVYENLELGAYLRKDKDVKKDIQLILDKFPRLRERLYQRAGTLSGGEQQMLAMGRALMIKPKLLLLDEPSMGLAPIIVKNIFDIILEINKNGTTVLLVEQNAHAALKIAHKAYVLETGSIVYEGDAKSLLEDDTIRSAYLGE; translated from the coding sequence ATGCTAGAGATAAAAAACTTGAACCTTCACTACGGGATGATACATGCCCTTAGAGATATAAATGTAAAGGTTAATCAAGGGGAGATTGTAACCCTGATAGGGGCCAACGGTGCCGGTAAAAGCTCCACTCTGAGAGCTCTCTCCGGTCTTGAAAAAGCAAGTTCGGGAGAGATATTATTTGAGGGAAAAGATATCTCAAAAAGTCCCGCAAATGAAATAGTGGCCATGGGAATGTCTCATGTACCAGAGGGAAGAAGGGTTTTTGCTAACCTGACTGTATATGAAAATTTGGAATTGGGAGCCTATCTCAGAAAAGATAAAGATGTAAAGAAGGATATTCAGCTGATATTAGATAAATTTCCAAGGCTTAGAGAAAGACTTTATCAGCGGGCCGGAACATTAAGTGGTGGAGAACAGCAGATGCTCGCCATGGGAAGGGCTCTCATGATAAAACCCAAACTTCTTTTGCTAGATGAACCATCAATGGGACTTGCCCCTATAATCGTAAAAAACATATTTGATATAATACTGGAGATAAATAAAAATGGAACAACAGTCCTCCTAGTAGAACAGAATGCCCATGCCGCCCTGAAGATAGCTCATAAGGCCTATGTACTAGAAACTGGATCTATAGTGTATGAGGGGGATGCAAAATCCCTCCTTGAAGATGATACCATAAGAAGTGCATATCTCGGGGAGTAG
- a CDS encoding ABC transporter substrate-binding protein, producing the protein MKKIVKILGVLGMIMTLAACGGKKEEEASVIKIGSILPLTGDIATFGESSKNGLLILQDEVNEAGGINGKKIEFLFEDDENKPASSASVAQKLINNDKVVAIIGSISSKCSIAVGPIATQSKIPMITPTSTNPKVTTQGGEYVFRACFIDPFQGKILAKFSAEDLKVKKAAILYDVANDYSKGLAEFFQKGFEEAGGEVVAVETYNTGDSDFNAQLTKISALKPEVLLLPDYYNTVGLIAKQARSTGIDAIFLGGDGWDSPDLFTVGGDAIDGGYFTNHYSPEDTSPEVVAFKEAYEKRFNSVPSAFSALSYDAGKILVAAIEKTGSTDGEKIKEALKATDITAVSGRVKYDEDRNPIKGAVILKTEAGQQKFFKKINID; encoded by the coding sequence ATGAAAAAAATTGTTAAGATTCTGGGTGTTTTGGGAATGATTATGACTCTGGCGGCATGTGGTGGAAAAAAAGAGGAGGAAGCTTCTGTAATAAAAATCGGATCAATTTTACCGCTGACAGGAGATATTGCAACCTTTGGAGAGTCCTCTAAAAACGGACTTTTGATTTTACAGGATGAGGTAAATGAAGCTGGGGGAATCAACGGTAAAAAAATTGAGTTTTTATTTGAAGATGACGAAAATAAACCTGCTAGTTCTGCCAGTGTTGCTCAAAAACTTATAAATAATGACAAAGTGGTGGCTATAATAGGTTCCATCTCTAGTAAATGTAGTATCGCAGTGGGGCCTATCGCCACACAAAGTAAAATTCCTATGATAACACCTACCTCTACAAACCCTAAGGTAACTACACAGGGGGGAGAATATGTATTCAGAGCCTGCTTTATAGATCCTTTCCAGGGGAAGATTCTTGCAAAGTTTTCTGCAGAAGACCTGAAAGTAAAAAAAGCTGCTATACTTTATGACGTTGCAAACGATTACAGTAAGGGTCTTGCAGAATTTTTTCAAAAAGGATTTGAAGAAGCTGGGGGAGAGGTCGTGGCAGTAGAGACTTACAATACAGGGGACTCAGACTTTAATGCACAACTTACAAAGATAAGTGCTCTAAAGCCTGAAGTATTATTACTTCCTGACTATTATAATACTGTAGGACTCATAGCAAAACAAGCCAGATCTACAGGAATAGATGCAATATTTTTAGGTGGAGACGGTTGGGATTCTCCAGATTTATTCACCGTAGGTGGAGATGCAATAGACGGAGGATACTTTACAAATCACTACTCTCCAGAAGATACCTCTCCTGAAGTTGTTGCATTTAAAGAGGCTTATGAAAAAAGATTCAACTCTGTACCAAGTGCTTTCTCGGCTCTATCTTATGATGCTGGTAAAATACTTGTAGCTGCAATAGAAAAAACGGGCTCTACAGATGGAGAAAAAATAAAAGAGGCTCTAAAAGCTACGGATATAACTGCTGTATCAGGTAGGGTAAAATATGATGAAGACAGAAATCCTATCAAGGGAGCAGTAATACTAAAAACTGAAGCTGGTCAACAGAAGTTCTTTAAGAAAATTAACATTGACTAA
- a CDS encoding replication-associated recombination protein A — protein MKSLFHGNYDNIRPLAYQMRPKTLLDYVGQEEIIGEKSVLRKLITKGKMINSIFFGPPGTGKTSLAEIIAEELSYSFEKMNATTANLSDFREVVERAKKRVELENRRTLLFLDEIHRFNKLQQDSLLPYTEEGLIVLVGATTENPYYTLNNALLSRCMVFEFKKLEERHIRELVKKGCKRLNILEKLSPEMEEIILELSRGDARVALNYVELFANTAEDLDEKELKELFKKRNDAYHKKEDKYNIVSAFIKSIRGSDPDAAVYWMARMLSGGEDPRYIARRLMILASEDIGMANPKAMLIAHAAMDASEKIGMPEVRIILSQAAIYLAISSKSNSSYEAVNAALEDISKGKIEEVPKHLKNQYGELYKYPHSHPGNFVQQVYKKDRKKYYNPGDNKNERLISQKLLKLWDEK, from the coding sequence ATGAAAAGTTTATTTCACGGAAATTATGACAATATAAGGCCTCTGGCATATCAGATGAGGCCGAAAACACTCTTGGATTATGTGGGACAGGAGGAAATTATAGGGGAAAAAAGTGTCCTCAGAAAACTGATAACCAAGGGTAAGATGATAAACTCCATATTCTTTGGACCCCCTGGGACAGGAAAAACCTCTTTGGCGGAGATAATCGCAGAGGAGCTCAGTTACTCATTTGAAAAGATGAATGCCACAACAGCAAACCTAAGTGACTTTAGGGAAGTGGTAGAAAGAGCAAAAAAAAGAGTGGAACTTGAAAACAGGAGAACATTACTGTTTCTTGACGAGATACACAGGTTTAATAAACTCCAGCAGGATTCACTTCTTCCTTATACAGAGGAAGGGCTCATCGTGTTGGTAGGAGCCACTACAGAAAACCCCTACTACACTCTAAATAATGCCCTGCTTTCAAGATGTATGGTTTTTGAATTTAAAAAACTTGAAGAAAGGCATATAAGGGAACTTGTCAAAAAGGGCTGCAAACGCCTTAATATTCTAGAAAAGCTATCTCCTGAGATGGAGGAGATCATCCTAGAACTTTCCAGGGGAGATGCCAGGGTTGCCCTAAATTATGTGGAGCTTTTTGCAAATACCGCAGAAGACTTGGACGAGAAAGAATTAAAAGAATTATTTAAGAAAAGAAATGATGCCTATCATAAAAAAGAAGATAAATATAATATAGTTTCTGCATTTATAAAGAGTATCAGGGGAAGTGACCCAGATGCCGCTGTATACTGGATGGCTAGAATGCTCTCTGGAGGGGAAGACCCTAGATACATAGCAAGAAGGCTCATGATACTTGCCAGTGAGGATATAGGCATGGCAAACCCAAAGGCTATGCTAATAGCCCATGCAGCAATGGATGCCTCTGAGAAGATAGGAATGCCTGAAGTAAGAATCATCTTGTCACAAGCAGCCATCTACCTTGCCATATCCTCTAAAAGCAACTCTAGTTACGAGGCTGTAAACGCAGCCCTTGAGGATATATCAAAGGGGAAAATAGAAGAGGTTCCAAAACATCTGAAGAATCAGTATGGCGAATTGTACAAATATCCCCACAGTCATCCGGGGAATTTTGTGCAACAAGTCTATAAAAAAGACAGAAAAAAATATTATAATCCCGGAGACAACAAAAATGAGAGGCTTATATCGCAGAAACTTTTAAAGTTGTGGGATGAAAAATAA
- a CDS encoding PhoH family protein — MRKIYVLDTNVLIHDPRAIFNFVDNEVVVPISVIEEIDKLKRDPTTGAQARITSRVIDKIREKGSLSKGVELENDIFFKVEIGYGTIKLPEFMHKELVDNKILAVTLGIKEENPDKKVVIVTKDINMRIKGDALGLEVEDYETDKVNYSELYEGSYEIDVSEEAFKTFEKTGRVKIEDVLSKENEPNCFFKMKNSGKVVSGRYSKTKKRIERMAFADISAWGVRARNDEQEYAMDLLMDENIRVITLVGRAGTGKTLLAVATGLEQVVERKKYKKLFIARPIIPMGKDIGYLPGSEKEKLKPWMQPIYDNIDFLSENKEDKAGEKVVMGLESMGLLKIEALTYIRGRSIPAGFIIIDEAQNLTPLEIKTIVTRAGEDTKIVFTGDPDQIDSPYLDANTNGLTYLAEKFRMVDISGHITLKKGERSELAELAAKLL, encoded by the coding sequence GTGAGGAAAATATATGTATTAGACACCAATGTACTGATTCATGATCCAAGGGCAATATTTAATTTCGTTGACAATGAAGTAGTAGTTCCTATATCCGTTATAGAGGAAATAGACAAACTTAAGAGAGATCCGACAACAGGGGCACAGGCTAGAATAACCTCTAGGGTTATTGATAAAATAAGAGAAAAAGGCTCTCTTTCCAAGGGGGTAGAGTTAGAAAATGATATATTTTTTAAGGTGGAAATAGGATACGGAACCATCAAACTGCCCGAATTTATGCATAAAGAACTGGTAGATAATAAGATACTGGCAGTTACCCTGGGGATAAAAGAGGAAAACCCAGATAAAAAAGTCGTGATAGTAACCAAAGATATAAATATGAGGATAAAGGGAGATGCCCTCGGTTTAGAGGTAGAGGATTATGAGACAGATAAGGTCAATTATTCCGAACTCTATGAGGGAAGTTATGAGATAGATGTATCTGAGGAAGCATTTAAAACTTTTGAAAAAACAGGAAGGGTAAAAATAGAGGATGTACTTTCTAAGGAAAATGAACCGAACTGTTTTTTTAAAATGAAAAATTCTGGAAAGGTAGTTTCTGGAAGGTATTCTAAGACAAAAAAACGTATTGAAAGAATGGCTTTCGCTGATATCAGTGCCTGGGGAGTGAGAGCTAGAAATGATGAACAAGAGTACGCTATGGACCTTCTCATGGACGAAAATATACGGGTTATAACCCTGGTTGGAAGAGCTGGTACAGGGAAGACCCTTCTTGCAGTTGCAACGGGTCTTGAACAGGTAGTTGAAAGAAAAAAATACAAAAAACTTTTTATAGCTCGTCCTATTATACCTATGGGTAAAGACATTGGTTACCTCCCAGGGAGTGAGAAAGAAAAACTAAAACCGTGGATGCAGCCGATATATGATAACATTGATTTCCTTTCTGAAAATAAGGAGGATAAGGCTGGGGAAAAAGTAGTGATGGGTCTAGAATCCATGGGGTTACTGAAAATAGAAGCTCTTACTTATATAAGAGGAAGATCTATACCTGCAGGCTTCATCATAATAGATGAGGCACAGAACCTTACCCCTCTTGAGATAAAAACCATAGTTACAAGGGCAGGAGAAGATACTAAGATAGTCTTTACAGGGGACCCAGACCAGATAGACAGTCCCTATTTGGATGCAAACACAAATGGCCTGACTTATCTTGCGGAAAAATTCCGAATGGTAGATATATCTGGACATATAACCCTTAAAAAGGGTGAAAGATCAGAGCTGGCAGAACTGGCTGCAAAACTTTTATAA
- the secG gene encoding preprotein translocase subunit SecG, with the protein MVGFLTALLFIFALSLIILVLIQPDRSRGMSGNMGMGASNTVFGVSQDGGPLAKMTEVVAALFIVTALLLYLLK; encoded by the coding sequence ATGGTAGGATTTCTAACAGCTTTGCTCTTTATCTTTGCTCTATCCCTCATTATTTTGGTGCTGATACAGCCTGACAGAAGTCGTGGTATGTCAGGAAATATGGGGATGGGAGCATCAAATACAGTATTTGGTGTATCTCAAGACGGAGGACCACTTGCAAAGATGACAGAGGTTGTTGCAGCTTTGTTTATTGTAACAGCACTTTTATTATACCTTTTAAAATAA
- a CDS encoding ABC transporter ATP-binding protein, producing the protein MPLLKANNLTMQFGGITAVSDFSIEVGENELMGLIGPNGAGKTTVFNMLTGVYKPTKGDINFAGEDITGLKPYDITRKKTARTFQNVRLFKDLSVIDNVKISLTYQIKLGLFECILRTPKYYRVEKEIEEKAMKILEIFKLESKSEEYAKNLPYGEQRRLEIARALAASPKLLLLDEPAAGMNPQETQELMKLITWIKEEFKIAILLIEHDMKLVMGICEKILVLDYGKILTVGTPDEVKNNPEVIKAYLGEEG; encoded by the coding sequence ATGCCACTACTGAAGGCCAATAATCTTACGATGCAGTTTGGGGGTATAACTGCTGTTTCAGATTTTTCTATAGAGGTCGGAGAAAATGAACTCATGGGTCTCATCGGGCCTAACGGTGCTGGAAAGACGACGGTTTTCAATATGCTGACAGGAGTTTATAAACCTACCAAGGGTGATATCAATTTTGCAGGTGAAGATATTACTGGACTTAAACCTTATGATATAACCAGAAAAAAGACAGCGAGGACATTTCAGAATGTAAGGCTTTTTAAGGACCTATCTGTTATAGACAATGTAAAAATATCTCTGACGTATCAGATAAAACTGGGTCTTTTTGAATGTATACTAAGGACTCCTAAATATTACAGGGTAGAAAAAGAGATAGAAGAAAAAGCCATGAAGATCCTCGAGATTTTTAAGCTTGAGAGTAAGTCAGAAGAATATGCTAAAAATCTTCCCTATGGAGAACAACGTAGGTTAGAGATAGCAAGGGCACTGGCAGCCTCACCAAAACTTCTTTTACTAGATGAGCCGGCGGCTGGAATGAACCCCCAAGAAACCCAAGAACTTATGAAACTGATTACTTGGATAAAAGAAGAGTTTAAAATAGCTATTTTACTTATAGAACACGATATGAAACTCGTAATGGGAATATGTGAAAAGATACTTGTATTAGACTATGGTAAAATTCTCACAGTTGGAACTCCTGACGAGGTAAAGAACAACCCAGAGGTAATAAAAGCATATCTGGGAGAGGAGGGTTAA
- a CDS encoding branched-chain amino acid ABC transporter permease, which produces MKKLKNLKFILGMVAISVYSIFFLLIQTGVLNPYYGQILIVLGINIILAVSLNLVIGFTGQLALGHAGFMSIGGYTAAIMSLNYNLPFFASLIVGGVVSAVIGFLIGMPILRLKGDYLAITTLGFGEIIRVAVVNMDFLGGPRGLAGIPKKTNFTWVYFITLFTVIIIYNIIRSPYGRAMLSIREDEIASESMGINTTKYKMMAFVIASFFAGIAGGLYAHQFMFLDPKSFDFLKSFEILTFVVFGGMGSLSGSLMATTVLTYLPEVLRTFAEYRMIIYAASLVMLMLFRPQGIMGNKEINFKSIKEFILCKLLGKCKKKGGAYNATTEGQ; this is translated from the coding sequence ATGAAAAAATTAAAGAATTTAAAATTCATTTTGGGTATGGTGGCTATTTCAGTTTACAGTATTTTCTTCTTGCTTATTCAAACAGGAGTTTTAAACCCCTATTATGGCCAAATACTTATTGTGTTGGGAATAAATATAATATTAGCAGTAAGCTTGAACCTCGTAATAGGATTTACAGGGCAGCTGGCTCTAGGACACGCAGGGTTTATGTCTATAGGGGGATATACGGCGGCCATAATGAGTCTAAACTATAATCTTCCATTTTTTGCCTCCCTTATTGTAGGGGGAGTGGTTTCTGCAGTCATCGGATTCTTAATAGGGATGCCTATACTGAGACTAAAGGGGGATTATCTTGCTATCACAACTTTGGGTTTTGGAGAGATAATAAGAGTAGCCGTGGTAAATATGGACTTTCTAGGAGGTCCTAGAGGTCTTGCTGGAATTCCAAAGAAGACGAATTTTACTTGGGTTTATTTTATAACTCTCTTTACTGTGATAATCATTTATAACATAATAAGGTCTCCCTATGGAAGAGCCATGCTTTCCATAAGGGAAGATGAGATAGCATCTGAATCTATGGGTATAAACACTACGAAATATAAGATGATGGCCTTTGTAATAGCATCCTTTTTTGCCGGAATAGCGGGAGGATTGTACGCTCATCAGTTTATGTTTTTAGATCCCAAATCTTTTGATTTCCTAAAGTCCTTTGAAATATTGACATTTGTTGTTTTCGGTGGAATGGGAAGTCTTTCTGGAAGTTTGATGGCTACAACTGTTCTCACATACCTTCCTGAAGTTTTGAGAACATTCGCTGAATACAGAATGATAATTTACGCAGCATCCCTTGTAATGTTAATGCTCTTTAGACCTCAGGGTATAATGGGTAATAAAGAGATAAATTTTAAATCCATAAAAGAATTTATTTTATGCAAATTATTGGGGAAATGTAAAAAAAAAGGAGGTGCTTATAATGCCACTACTGAAGGCCAATAA
- the hisS gene encoding histidine--tRNA ligase — protein MKLLKAVRGTKDIFGEEALKYNHIVNTAKEIFEAYGYSMIKIPIFEETNLFKRGIGEGTDVVEKEMYTFTDRGDRSITLRPEGTASVVRSYLEHKIYGKEEFTRYYYTGSMFRYERPQAGRQREFNQLGIEALGEGSPILDAEVIAMSYTLLEKLGITDLEVNINSVGGNESRSKYRDTLINFLIPSKDELCEDCRARYERNPLRVLDCKNPKCKEITEEAPSIIDSLNQEEREHYESVKKYLDIFGIKYRENSRLVRGLDYYSSTVYEVITNKLGSQGTVLGGGRYDNLLKQLGNREIPAVGFAAGIERLMMLLEDYPRNNPEVFIAWLGEDEATYAFGVAKALRDAGIKTCIEFSSRSLKASMKKADKLGVEYAIIIGDEEMSNEKMVLKNFQERTQETLSLEDVIKRLKK, from the coding sequence ATGAAATTACTGAAAGCAGTAAGAGGAACAAAAGATATTTTTGGGGAAGAGGCCTTGAAATATAATCATATAGTCAACACAGCAAAAGAGATATTTGAAGCTTATGGTTATTCCATGATAAAAATACCTATTTTTGAAGAGACGAACCTTTTTAAAAGAGGTATAGGCGAGGGAACAGATGTGGTGGAAAAGGAGATGTATACCTTCACTGACAGAGGTGACAGAAGCATAACCCTAAGACCTGAGGGGACGGCCTCTGTGGTAAGATCCTATTTAGAACATAAGATATACGGTAAGGAAGAGTTTACGAGATATTATTATACAGGGTCTATGTTTAGATATGAGAGACCTCAGGCTGGAAGGCAGAGGGAATTTAATCAGCTTGGTATAGAGGCTCTCGGAGAGGGATCTCCTATTTTAGACGCAGAAGTAATAGCCATGAGCTACACTCTCCTAGAAAAGCTAGGAATTACAGATTTAGAGGTAAATATAAACTCAGTAGGTGGGAATGAATCTAGATCAAAGTACAGAGACACCCTTATAAACTTTTTAATTCCATCAAAAGATGAACTTTGCGAAGACTGCAGGGCGAGATATGAAAGAAACCCCCTGAGAGTTTTAGACTGTAAAAATCCAAAATGTAAAGAGATAACTGAAGAGGCTCCTAGCATAATAGATTCACTGAATCAAGAGGAAAGAGAACACTATGAGTCTGTAAAAAAATATCTTGATATTTTCGGAATCAAATACAGAGAAAATTCGAGACTCGTGAGAGGACTAGACTATTATTCGAGTACAGTATATGAGGTAATCACAAATAAACTTGGGTCTCAGGGAACGGTCCTAGGGGGAGGAAGATATGACAACCTTCTGAAGCAACTAGGAAATAGGGAGATTCCCGCAGTAGGATTTGCTGCTGGAATCGAAAGACTGATGATGCTCCTTGAAGACTACCCGAGAAACAATCCAGAGGTATTTATTGCATGGCTTGGGGAGGACGAGGCAACTTATGCTTTCGGAGTAGCAAAGGCTCTGAGAGACGCAGGGATCAAAACCTGTATCGAGTTTTCAAGCAGATCTCTAAAAGCATCTATGAAAAAAGCTGATAAACTAGGAGTGGAGTATGCCATTATCATAGGTGATGAAGAGATGTCCAATGAGAAGATGGTTCTTAAAAACTTTCAAGAGAGAACACAGGAAACCCTGAGTTTAGAGGATGTTATTAAAAGATTGAAAAAATAG
- a CDS encoding branched-chain amino acid ABC transporter permease: MEMIQQLLNGLALGSVYALIAIGYTMVYGIIKLINFAHGDIYMAGAYFGYVAVARLNLGFIPALILAMTLSALLGIIIEKVAYKRLRNSPRITLLITAIGMSLLLENSFRLIFGPNPKPFPELLKTKIFHFGSLRINNIQLIIFTVSIVLVIILEYIVFKTKTGKAMRASSYDIEAAKLMGINVDKIISLTFAIGSALAGAGGILVGIAYPRIEPYMGIMPGLKAFVAAVLGGIGVLPGAMLGGLVMGVAETFTKAFISTKLSDAIIFSILIVVLIVKPDGLLGKQIKEKV; this comes from the coding sequence ATGGAAATGATACAACAGCTTCTAAATGGTTTGGCTTTGGGTAGTGTCTATGCCTTGATAGCCATAGGGTACACCATGGTTTACGGGATAATAAAACTGATAAATTTTGCTCACGGGGATATATACATGGCTGGGGCATATTTTGGGTATGTGGCGGTAGCAAGGCTTAATCTAGGGTTTATACCGGCTCTGATATTGGCAATGACTCTGAGTGCCCTACTTGGAATCATAATAGAAAAGGTTGCCTATAAACGCCTCAGAAATTCTCCTAGAATAACACTTCTTATAACGGCAATAGGTATGTCCTTACTTCTTGAGAATAGTTTTAGGCTGATATTCGGGCCAAATCCCAAGCCTTTTCCGGAACTGCTGAAAACAAAGATATTTCATTTTGGATCTCTTCGTATAAACAATATACAGCTTATAATATTTACAGTATCCATAGTGCTTGTTATTATCCTTGAATACATCGTATTTAAGACAAAAACTGGTAAGGCCATGAGAGCTTCTTCCTATGATATAGAGGCTGCAAAGCTTATGGGAATAAATGTAGACAAAATAATATCGCTGACTTTTGCAATAGGATCAGCTCTTGCAGGTGCAGGAGGGATACTGGTGGGGATAGCCTATCCAAGAATAGAACCTTATATGGGTATAATGCCTGGACTAAAGGCTTTCGTAGCAGCAGTTCTAGGTGGTATAGGGGTGTTGCCAGGGGCGATGCTCGGAGGCCTGGTGATGGGTGTAGCCGAGACATTTACAAAGGCATTTATTTCTACGAAGCTTTCTGATGCCATTATTTTCAGTATATTGATAGTGGTACTTATTGTAAAGCCAGACGGGCTTTTAGGAAAGCAAATCAAAGAGAAGGTGTAG